One Arthrobacter sp. StoSoilB19 DNA window includes the following coding sequences:
- the glyA gene encoding serine hydroxymethyltransferase has protein sequence MQDVLNASLATVDADVAAAVARELHRQQSTLEMIASENFAPSAVMEAQGSVLTNKYAEGYPGKRYYGGCEHVDVIEQLAIDRVKALFGAEFANVQPHSGAQANAAAMFALLNPGDTILGLSLAHGGHLTHGMKINFSGKLYNVVPYHVRESDLRVDMAEVEALALEHKPKLIVAGWSAYSRQLDFAEFRRIADLVGAYLMVDMAHFAGLVAAGLHPNPVPYADVVTTTTHKTLGGPRGGVILAKEEYAKKINSAVFPGQQGGPLEHVVAAKAVAFKLAAAPEFKERQERVLQGAKLLAERLLQPDVQAAGISVVNGGTDVHLVLVDLRHSELDGQQGEDALHKIGITVNRNAVPFDPRPPMVSSGLRIGTPALAARGFGAAEFTEVADIIASALIASAGTGTLPGDTAVELRERVTALAEKFPLYPHLTADAGLADAEADLIGAAQ, from the coding sequence ATGCAGGATGTACTGAACGCCTCGCTCGCCACGGTTGACGCCGACGTCGCCGCCGCTGTGGCACGGGAACTGCACCGCCAGCAGTCCACCCTTGAAATGATCGCGTCGGAGAACTTCGCTCCGTCAGCCGTGATGGAAGCCCAGGGCTCGGTCCTGACCAACAAGTACGCCGAAGGCTACCCGGGCAAGCGCTACTACGGCGGCTGCGAGCACGTGGACGTCATTGAACAGCTCGCCATCGACCGCGTCAAAGCCCTCTTCGGCGCCGAATTCGCCAACGTCCAGCCGCACTCCGGCGCGCAGGCCAACGCCGCCGCCATGTTCGCCCTGCTGAACCCGGGTGACACCATCCTTGGCCTCTCCCTGGCCCACGGCGGCCACCTGACCCACGGGATGAAGATCAACTTCTCCGGCAAGCTCTACAACGTGGTCCCCTACCACGTCCGCGAATCAGACCTCCGCGTGGACATGGCCGAGGTGGAAGCGCTGGCCCTGGAACACAAGCCCAAACTGATCGTGGCCGGCTGGTCCGCCTACTCCCGCCAGCTGGACTTCGCCGAATTCCGCCGTATCGCCGACCTCGTGGGCGCCTACCTCATGGTGGACATGGCCCACTTCGCCGGCCTGGTGGCTGCAGGCCTGCATCCCAACCCCGTCCCGTACGCCGACGTGGTCACCACCACCACCCACAAGACCCTTGGCGGACCCCGCGGCGGCGTCATCCTCGCCAAGGAGGAATACGCCAAGAAGATCAACAGCGCCGTGTTTCCCGGCCAGCAGGGCGGACCGCTGGAGCACGTGGTTGCCGCCAAGGCGGTGGCCTTCAAACTTGCCGCTGCTCCTGAATTCAAGGAACGCCAGGAGCGCGTCCTGCAGGGAGCAAAGCTGCTGGCAGAGCGACTCCTCCAGCCGGACGTCCAGGCCGCAGGCATCTCCGTGGTCAACGGCGGCACCGACGTCCACCTGGTCCTGGTGGACCTGCGCCACTCCGAACTGGACGGCCAGCAGGGTGAAGACGCCCTCCACAAGATCGGCATCACCGTCAACCGCAACGCCGTCCCGTTCGATCCCCGCCCGCCGATGGTTTCCTCCGGCCTCCGGATCGGCACCCCCGCCCTGGCCGCCCGCGGATTCGGCGCCGCCGAGTTCACCGAAGTGGCCGACATCATCGCCTCCGCGCTGATCGCATCGGCCGGCACGGGCACCCTGCCCGGGGACACCGCCGTCGAACTCCGCGAACGCGTGACGGCCCTGGCCGAAAAGTTCCCCCTTTACCCGCACCTCACCGCCGACGCCGGCCTGGCCGACGCTGAAGCAGATCTGATTGGAGCCGCCCAGTGA
- a CDS encoding GntR family transcriptional regulator: MTENQLAGEGDLSLAEQAYRHLRDRLIMLDIRPGEAINDGKLAAELGIGRTPVREALKRLEGDHLVVSYPRRGTFATVVDITELADVSELRESLEPLAARRAAKLATPALRKEIRETAAAIARMGADDDPYDLMRYDIKVHRLIYRAAANTHLEDVLIRYDNLATRIWCMVLEKVPSVAEHIAEHVELLEAVADGDSDRAAKLALEHVTSFEQAIRSVL; the protein is encoded by the coding sequence ATGACAGAGAACCAGCTGGCCGGAGAAGGCGACCTCTCGCTCGCCGAGCAGGCCTACCGGCACCTCCGGGACCGGCTCATCATGCTCGACATCCGGCCGGGTGAGGCCATCAACGACGGCAAGCTCGCCGCCGAGCTCGGGATCGGCCGCACGCCGGTCCGGGAAGCGCTCAAGCGCCTGGAAGGTGACCACCTCGTCGTGTCGTACCCCCGCCGTGGAACGTTCGCCACCGTCGTCGACATCACCGAACTCGCGGACGTCTCCGAACTCCGGGAGTCATTGGAACCCCTGGCAGCCCGCCGGGCCGCCAAGCTGGCAACCCCTGCCCTGCGCAAGGAAATACGGGAAACCGCGGCGGCAATTGCCAGGATGGGGGCGGATGACGATCCCTATGACCTCATGCGGTATGACATCAAGGTCCACCGCCTCATCTACCGGGCAGCCGCCAACACCCACCTCGAGGACGTGCTGATCCGTTACGACAACCTGGCCACCCGCATTTGGTGCATGGTGCTGGAAAAGGTGCCGTCAGTGGCGGAGCACATCGCCGAACACGTGGAACTGCTGGAGGCAGTGGCCGACGGCGACTCGGACCGGGCGGCCAAGCTGGCCCTTGAGCACGTGACCAGTTTCGAGCAGGCCATCCGCAGCGTGCTTTAG
- a CDS encoding ROK family protein: MDGNTASSTQLLRQINSEALLRFALQEQVFTAGEAMAATGLTRATVLGVCDGLVDAGWLEELTDARTEAGRLKGRPARQYQLREAAGVVVGLDAGEGYFTTIVADLRGRELGKRRQSIDSHALGRAGRVANARELIRLTLEDVSCTPEDVLLTAVGVPAPIDANGASPAGGEFWQLMNSGFAGHLWGTVIVENDANLAAIAEQAQEPSANVATLLSGERFGAGLIVDGRLLRGRQGGAGEMRFLDELDSKFVPDEGSSDGFGALARKWARARIHSYDGETVLRHIPEGDINAEDVFQAARAGDPLAQDIIARLGVRLARIAVVLSSLLDIERVVIAGAISRAIEPVLEHARSLLPTDSGLPLPDLVASTLGAESVVRGAIESALMRIRREPSAFIPRAPRS, encoded by the coding sequence GTGGACGGAAATACGGCGAGCTCGACACAACTGTTACGGCAGATCAACTCGGAGGCGCTGTTGCGTTTCGCCCTCCAGGAACAGGTGTTTACTGCCGGAGAAGCCATGGCTGCCACCGGGCTTACCCGCGCCACGGTGCTCGGGGTTTGTGACGGCCTGGTTGATGCGGGCTGGCTGGAGGAATTGACTGACGCCCGTACCGAGGCCGGCAGGCTCAAGGGCAGGCCGGCGCGGCAGTACCAGCTGCGCGAAGCTGCGGGTGTGGTTGTGGGCCTGGATGCCGGGGAGGGCTACTTCACAACCATCGTTGCCGACCTGCGCGGCCGCGAGCTGGGCAAGCGCCGCCAAAGCATTGATTCGCACGCGCTGGGACGCGCCGGCCGCGTGGCGAATGCACGGGAGCTGATCCGCCTGACCCTTGAGGATGTTTCATGCACCCCGGAGGATGTCCTGCTCACGGCCGTCGGCGTCCCGGCGCCCATTGACGCGAACGGCGCGTCTCCCGCCGGAGGAGAATTCTGGCAGTTGATGAATTCCGGCTTCGCAGGGCACCTTTGGGGCACTGTCATCGTCGAAAATGACGCCAATCTCGCCGCCATCGCGGAGCAGGCACAGGAGCCGTCAGCCAACGTGGCCACCTTGCTGTCGGGTGAGCGGTTTGGTGCCGGCCTGATTGTCGATGGGCGCCTGCTGCGGGGTCGCCAGGGGGGCGCGGGGGAGATGCGGTTCCTGGATGAGCTGGACAGCAAGTTCGTGCCGGATGAGGGGAGCTCGGACGGGTTCGGAGCACTTGCGCGGAAGTGGGCGCGTGCCCGCATCCATTCCTACGATGGCGAGACGGTGCTGCGGCACATACCCGAGGGGGACATCAACGCCGAAGATGTCTTCCAGGCGGCCCGCGCGGGAGACCCGCTGGCACAGGACATCATCGCCAGGCTCGGGGTGCGGCTGGCGCGAATCGCTGTGGTGCTCTCCAGCCTTCTTGACATTGAGCGGGTGGTCATCGCCGGCGCGATCTCACGCGCCATCGAACCGGTCCTGGAGCACGCCCGCAGCCTGCTGCCCACGGATTCCGGCCTGCCGCTGCCGGATCTGGTTGCGAGCACTCTCGGGGCGGAATCCGTAGTCCGGGGTGCCATTGAGTCGGCGCTGATGCGGATCAGGCGTGAACCCTCAGCGTTCATTCCGCGGGCGCCCCGTTCCTGA
- a CDS encoding extracellular solute-binding protein, producing MLPPLTSAGRHVSRRTFLAAAGGALTAFGLAGCAPASARPTITFHQSKPEAVPYFRDLAAKFTDSQDRVRVLHDMATNLSASFVRSSPPDLGCLNYNLEMARFMERGALSDLSDLPAAASIRDDVLDLTNWYPTYAGRTSVIPYSVMAASVIYNRRIFEENGVAVPTTWDELIEVCEVLKAAGITPIYGTFRDPWTVAQGLFDYTVGGMVNVRDFYQKMHGIGENVGPDSEVSFQKTMLEPVKRMVQLTKYVNPDAASRGYGDGNTAMAQGQAAMYFQGPWAFGEIEKAGKDLDLGTFPLPMTGDPADLKVRVNIDLSLWVPEVANGQQGARDFLQYLMRPEIQNPYNAKFLGFGTTKDAPPVTDPRIVEMQKYYDEGRFYMGASQFIPNSIPAANYIQSIIGGADAESTLRRMDADWARLAFRA from the coding sequence ATGTTGCCACCTTTGACGTCCGCCGGGAGACACGTTTCCCGGCGCACTTTCCTTGCCGCTGCGGGAGGTGCGCTCACCGCTTTCGGGTTGGCCGGCTGCGCCCCGGCCAGTGCCAGGCCCACCATCACGTTCCACCAGTCAAAGCCGGAGGCAGTTCCATACTTCCGGGACCTGGCTGCGAAGTTCACCGACTCGCAGGACCGGGTGCGCGTCCTGCATGACATGGCCACAAATCTCTCTGCCAGCTTCGTCCGCAGCAGTCCCCCGGACCTCGGATGCCTCAACTACAACCTGGAGATGGCGCGGTTCATGGAGCGCGGGGCGCTCTCGGATCTTTCCGACCTCCCGGCAGCGGCCTCCATCCGGGACGACGTGCTGGACCTCACCAACTGGTATCCAACCTATGCCGGCCGCACCAGCGTCATCCCCTACTCGGTCATGGCGGCCTCGGTCATCTACAACCGCCGCATCTTCGAAGAGAACGGGGTGGCCGTCCCAACAACCTGGGATGAACTGATCGAGGTGTGCGAGGTGCTCAAGGCAGCAGGCATCACGCCGATCTACGGCACTTTCCGCGACCCCTGGACCGTGGCACAGGGATTGTTCGACTACACGGTGGGCGGCATGGTCAACGTGCGCGACTTCTATCAGAAAATGCATGGGATTGGCGAAAACGTCGGACCGGATTCGGAAGTTTCGTTCCAGAAAACGATGCTCGAGCCGGTGAAGCGCATGGTCCAACTGACCAAATACGTCAATCCCGATGCGGCAAGCCGCGGCTACGGAGACGGCAACACGGCAATGGCCCAGGGCCAGGCCGCCATGTACTTCCAGGGACCCTGGGCCTTTGGCGAGATCGAAAAGGCCGGCAAAGACCTGGATCTGGGAACTTTCCCGCTGCCCATGACCGGTGATCCCGCAGATCTCAAAGTCCGCGTCAACATCGACCTCTCGCTCTGGGTTCCCGAGGTCGCCAACGGGCAGCAGGGTGCCCGCGATTTCCTGCAGTACCTGATGCGGCCGGAGATCCAGAACCCTTACAACGCCAAATTCCTGGGTTTCGGGACGACCAAGGACGCGCCACCGGTGACCGACCCACGAATCGTCGAGATGCAGAAGTACTACGACGAGGGCCGCTTCTACATGGGCGCCTCACAGTTCATTCCGAACTCGATTCCGGCCGCCAACTACATCCAGTCGATCATCGGCGGCGCCGATGCCGAGAGCACGCTGCGCAGGATGGACGCCGACTGGGCCCGCCTGGCTTTCCGCGCTTAG
- a CDS encoding sugar ABC transporter permease, whose product MTRPSTRVEVTAPAAAGTTRVRKSRVDPLYYVFLLPSLVIFTLAVTLPAVLGFIYSFTNSVGFGDFDFIGIRNFIAVFRDEGVLGAYGFTLVFSLVTVIVVNAVAFLLALGLTSRVRFRAALRTVFVIPMVISGIVIAFVFQYLFSNSLPLAGKSMGIEPLATSLLANPQLAWLAIVFVTAWQSIPSAMLIYIAGLLTVPAEVYEASSIDGASPWQNLRHITLPLIAGYAVINTVLGFKNYLNAYDIIIGLTDGGPGVATRSVAMSIFRGFEGGDYAYQMANAVIFFLISIVIALVQLRFTRGKGGIAA is encoded by the coding sequence ATGACGAGACCTTCCACCAGGGTGGAGGTGACGGCCCCGGCAGCGGCTGGAACCACACGCGTGCGCAAAAGCCGCGTTGATCCGCTCTACTATGTTTTCCTCCTGCCCTCGCTGGTGATCTTCACGCTGGCCGTCACGCTGCCCGCCGTTCTCGGGTTCATCTACAGCTTCACGAACTCCGTGGGCTTCGGTGACTTTGATTTCATCGGCATCCGGAACTTCATTGCGGTGTTCCGTGATGAAGGAGTCCTCGGCGCCTACGGCTTCACCCTCGTTTTCTCGCTGGTCACCGTCATCGTCGTGAATGCCGTGGCCTTCCTCCTGGCCCTGGGCCTCACGTCCCGCGTCCGCTTCCGTGCCGCGCTTCGCACCGTCTTCGTCATCCCCATGGTGATCTCCGGCATCGTCATCGCGTTCGTGTTCCAGTACCTTTTCTCGAACTCGCTGCCCCTTGCCGGCAAAAGCATGGGAATCGAGCCGCTGGCCACCAGCCTTCTCGCAAACCCCCAGCTCGCGTGGCTTGCGATCGTCTTCGTCACGGCGTGGCAGTCCATCCCGAGTGCCATGCTGATCTACATCGCGGGGCTCCTCACGGTCCCCGCCGAGGTCTACGAGGCGAGTTCCATCGACGGGGCATCGCCCTGGCAGAACCTGCGGCACATCACCCTGCCGCTCATTGCGGGGTACGCCGTGATCAACACGGTCCTCGGCTTCAAGAACTACCTCAACGCCTACGACATCATCATCGGCCTCACCGACGGCGGGCCCGGCGTGGCCACACGAAGCGTCGCGATGTCGATCTTCCGCGGCTTCGAAGGCGGCGACTATGCCTACCAGATGGCCAACGCCGTGATCTTCTTCCTCATCAGCATCGTCATCGCACTCGTCCAACTTCGCTTCACACGTGGCAAGGGAGGGATCGCAGCATGA
- a CDS encoding carbohydrate ABC transporter permease — translation MSSAPSIIQVEPTAAAKGRRIPAGPERIQWPATIILIVCTLSVLVPLYVTVSMAFKTTGQAVDGNAFSLPSPLTFDSFAQAWTLTNFPRGFGISVFVSVIAVAGEIIVSALAAYAIVRNWDRPLFRWSFFYLLAAMFIPFPVVALPQIQLTGLVGLDNPLGVAILHIVFALAFNTMLFTAFLRSIPLELEESMRMDGAGTWQVFWKLIFPLLGPMSATVGIFAFIASWNDFMMPSLIISDPELQTIPVLQKIFQTQFSNSYNVAFASYLMAMAPAIIVYLFTQRWVMSGLTQGAVK, via the coding sequence ATGAGCAGCGCACCCAGCATCATCCAGGTAGAACCCACGGCGGCCGCCAAGGGCCGCCGGATACCCGCCGGGCCCGAACGCATCCAGTGGCCCGCCACCATCATCCTCATTGTCTGCACGCTCAGCGTGCTCGTCCCGCTCTACGTCACGGTCAGCATGGCCTTCAAAACCACTGGCCAGGCAGTGGACGGCAACGCCTTCTCCCTGCCAAGCCCCCTGACCTTCGACAGCTTTGCCCAGGCCTGGACGCTCACAAACTTCCCCCGCGGCTTTGGAATTTCCGTGTTCGTGTCGGTGATCGCCGTTGCAGGGGAGATCATCGTTTCGGCCCTGGCCGCCTACGCCATCGTCCGCAACTGGGACCGTCCGCTCTTCCGCTGGTCCTTCTTTTACCTGCTCGCGGCAATGTTCATCCCGTTCCCCGTGGTGGCGCTGCCGCAGATCCAGCTCACGGGACTCGTCGGACTCGACAACCCGCTCGGGGTGGCCATCCTGCACATCGTTTTCGCCCTGGCCTTCAACACCATGCTCTTCACCGCCTTCCTCCGCTCGATCCCCCTGGAGTTGGAGGAAAGTATGCGGATGGACGGCGCGGGAACGTGGCAGGTGTTTTGGAAGCTCATCTTCCCCCTGCTGGGGCCCATGAGCGCAACCGTGGGCATCTTCGCCTTCATCGCGTCATGGAACGACTTCATGATGCCGTCACTCATCATTTCCGATCCTGAACTGCAGACCATCCCCGTGCTGCAAAAGATCTTCCAGACGCAGTTCAGCAACAGCTACAACGTGGCCTTCGCCTCCTACCTGATGGCAATGGCCCCCGCCATCATCGTCTACCTGTTTACCCAGCGCTGGGTCATGTCCGGCCTCACCCAGGGCGCCGTCAAGTAA
- a CDS encoding glycoside hydrolase family 13 protein, with product MPTTATQATQSHPAPTADPNWWRQASVYQIYPRSFADSNGDGIGDINGITAKVPYLKNLGIDAVWLSPFYPSALADGGYDVDDYRNVDPLLGTLEDFDAMANALHAAGLKLIVDIVPNHSSDRHQWFREALASPKGSAARNRYIFRDGLGEKGELPPSDWDSVFGGPAWERITEPDGSPGQWYMHIFAKEQPDFNWDNPEVREDFLKTLRFWSDRGVDGFRIDVAHALTKNLEETLPTKADLEAQGEALYLTGQHPYWDRDEVHEIYAEWRRVFNEYNPPRTAVAEAWVHTDRRARYASPEGLGQAFNFDLLQADFDAAQFRKTIIKNLAEAEASGASSTWVFSNHDVVRHATRYGLPASEPSAGGDIMAGQAGKRWLLAGGRQEDVDAELGLRRARAASLLMFALPGSAYLYQGEELGLQEVGSEIPDSARQDPAFFRNKGVEIGRDGCRVPLPWTSAGSSFGFGPGGSHLPQPEWFAGSSVEAQEGKGDSTLSLYRRALALRSQLQTTEALELLETGRDDVLAFRRPNGWTSITNFGTEPFELPAGQLLVSSSPLEAGRLPGAATAWLR from the coding sequence TTGCCCACCACCGCCACCCAGGCAACCCAAAGCCATCCCGCCCCCACGGCCGACCCCAACTGGTGGCGCCAGGCCTCCGTGTACCAGATCTACCCCCGCAGCTTTGCGGACTCGAACGGCGACGGCATCGGCGACATCAACGGCATCACCGCCAAGGTTCCGTACCTGAAAAACCTGGGCATCGATGCCGTCTGGCTGAGCCCCTTCTACCCCTCCGCACTCGCCGATGGGGGCTACGACGTGGACGACTACCGCAACGTGGACCCGCTGCTGGGCACGCTGGAGGACTTCGACGCGATGGCCAACGCCCTGCACGCCGCCGGCCTCAAGCTGATCGTGGACATCGTGCCCAACCACTCGTCGGACCGGCACCAGTGGTTCCGGGAAGCCCTCGCCTCGCCCAAGGGGTCCGCGGCGCGCAACCGGTACATCTTCCGCGACGGGCTGGGCGAAAAAGGCGAGCTGCCGCCGTCGGACTGGGACTCGGTGTTCGGCGGCCCCGCCTGGGAGCGCATCACCGAACCCGACGGCAGCCCCGGGCAGTGGTACATGCACATCTTTGCCAAGGAACAGCCCGACTTCAACTGGGACAACCCCGAAGTCCGCGAAGACTTCCTGAAAACCCTGCGCTTCTGGTCGGACCGGGGCGTGGACGGCTTCCGCATCGACGTCGCCCACGCCCTGACGAAGAACCTGGAAGAAACCCTGCCCACCAAGGCGGACCTCGAGGCCCAGGGCGAGGCGCTGTACCTCACGGGGCAGCACCCGTACTGGGACCGCGACGAGGTCCACGAAATCTACGCCGAGTGGCGCCGCGTGTTCAATGAATACAACCCGCCGCGCACCGCCGTCGCCGAAGCCTGGGTCCATACCGACCGCCGCGCCCGCTACGCCAGCCCGGAGGGACTGGGCCAGGCCTTCAACTTCGACCTGCTGCAGGCGGACTTCGACGCCGCCCAGTTCCGGAAGACGATCATCAAGAACCTGGCAGAGGCCGAAGCATCCGGCGCGTCGTCCACCTGGGTGTTCTCAAACCACGATGTGGTCCGGCATGCCACGCGCTACGGCCTCCCCGCGTCCGAGCCTTCGGCCGGAGGTGACATCATGGCCGGGCAGGCGGGCAAGCGGTGGCTTCTGGCCGGCGGCAGGCAGGAAGATGTCGACGCCGAACTCGGCCTGCGCCGCGCCCGAGCCGCGTCCCTGCTGATGTTCGCCCTTCCGGGTTCTGCGTACCTGTACCAAGGCGAGGAACTGGGACTGCAGGAAGTCGGCAGTGAAATCCCGGACTCCGCCCGGCAGGATCCGGCCTTCTTCCGGAACAAGGGCGTGGAGATCGGCCGCGACGGCTGCCGCGTCCCCTTGCCGTGGACCTCGGCGGGCAGCTCATTCGGTTTCGGCCCCGGCGGCTCCCACCTGCCGCAGCCGGAATGGTTCGCGGGCAGCTCAGTGGAGGCCCAGGAGGGCAAGGGGGATTCAACCCTGTCCCTCTACCGCCGGGCGCTCGCCCTGCGGTCGCAGCTGCAAACAACAGAAGCGCTGGAGCTGCTGGAAACCGGCCGGGATGACGTCCTGGCCTTCCGGCGCCCCAACGGCTGGACCTCCATAACGAACTTCGGTACGGAACCCTTCGAGCTGCCCGCGGGCCAGCTGCTGGTCTCCAGCTCGCCACTCGAAGCCGGCCGGCTGCCCGGCGCTGCCACGGCGTGGCTGCGGTGA
- a CDS encoding polyphosphate--glucose phosphotransferase, which yields MSAPAAGSGLDFGIGIDVGGTWIKGALVNLGSGTPAGGVRRLRTPSSGRVDDVADTLDQLISELQSESPGHGNLAAGVAIPSIVQRGVALSAANMDGSWVGLDVQSYLESRLGRSVCVVNDADAAGTAEALYGAGKGQRGVVLVLTLGTGIGSALLVDGRLVPNFELGHLEIGGCKAESRASAVVRENQGLTWVEYADRLQQYLSHVEFLFSPDLIIIGGGISACSTEYLPRLSLRTPVIPASLENAAGVVGAALAGRRLKDGQAQYV from the coding sequence GTGAGCGCCCCTGCCGCCGGCTCCGGACTGGATTTCGGAATAGGAATCGATGTTGGCGGGACCTGGATTAAGGGTGCACTCGTCAACCTGGGCAGCGGCACCCCGGCCGGCGGTGTCCGCCGCCTGCGGACCCCGTCCAGCGGCAGGGTGGATGACGTGGCCGACACCCTGGACCAGCTCATCAGTGAGCTCCAATCCGAAAGCCCCGGGCACGGGAACCTGGCTGCCGGCGTCGCCATCCCCTCGATTGTCCAGCGCGGAGTGGCGCTGTCGGCAGCAAACATGGACGGCAGCTGGGTGGGACTTGATGTCCAGTCCTACCTGGAGTCCCGGCTTGGACGATCCGTTTGCGTCGTGAATGACGCAGACGCTGCCGGTACGGCGGAAGCCCTGTACGGCGCCGGGAAAGGCCAGCGCGGCGTTGTCCTGGTCCTGACCCTGGGGACGGGCATCGGATCCGCACTGCTGGTGGACGGCAGGCTCGTTCCCAATTTCGAGCTGGGCCACCTGGAAATCGGCGGCTGCAAGGCAGAGTCCCGGGCATCGGCCGTCGTCAGGGAGAACCAAGGCCTCACCTGGGTGGAGTACGCCGACCGGCTGCAGCAGTACCTGTCGCACGTGGAGTTCCTCTTCTCGCCCGACCTCATCATCATCGGTGGGGGCATTTCAGCGTGCAGTACCGAATACCTCCCTCGCCTCTCACTGCGCACCCCGGTCATTCCGGCCAGCCTCGAGAACGCCGCGGGCGTTGTGGGCGCCGCCCTTGCCGGCAGGCGGCTCAAGGATGGACAGGCTCAGTATGTGTGA